The Hymenobacter sp. GOD-10R genome includes a window with the following:
- a CDS encoding RagB/SusD family nutrient uptake outer membrane protein, giving the protein MKSKLLFPAAALLLALGLNACKDPETEPRYLIRDELMWDDADRNATLAGWYLNDLYNYLPNGFNRIGFDPGDVLGAGDGDALPSRIGRPVEYYTNGAISTVNNPDPYWGNSYAGIRRVNIFLANIDRVPATAATLVYWKAEARFVRAMLYFELLKRYGGIPLIGDKLFTLDDNLSLPRNTYEESVNYIVSECDAIKGDLRPASAIPDADWGHVPQGAAIALKGRVLLYAASPLFNGGGVNGAGVLQGYPSYDANRWQLALNAAQELISLGTYSLLTATTAPSTSAYASVFSVKKNNEIILAKQSANNSLLESYNAPIGYTSPAASQGVTSPSQNFVDAFPMNTGVAITATGSNYNPQNPYVNRDPRLAASVFFNGRQWLSRTVETFDGGRDRPGGSAVQTRTGYYMRKFLYEYSSGTSYANQSHNFPLFRYAETLLNAAEALNELGRTEEAMTRLISIRQRAGITAGTGNRYGIPVGIGQAAARDLIRNERRIELGFEEHRFWDVRRWKIAETALNGPMYGVRIVRSAATPYTFAYTYPQVSTLVFQARLYYMPLPYDEVTKNTNLTQNPGW; this is encoded by the coding sequence ATGAAATCGAAGTTGCTTTTTCCGGCCGCAGCCTTGCTGTTGGCCCTAGGCCTCAACGCCTGCAAGGACCCCGAAACCGAACCGCGCTACCTCATCCGCGACGAGCTGATGTGGGATGACGCCGACCGCAACGCCACGCTCGCGGGCTGGTACCTCAACGACCTCTACAACTACCTCCCCAACGGCTTTAACCGGATTGGCTTTGACCCCGGCGACGTGCTAGGGGCCGGCGACGGCGACGCGCTGCCTTCGCGCATTGGCCGGCCGGTGGAATATTACACCAACGGCGCTATCAGCACCGTAAACAACCCCGACCCTTACTGGGGCAACAGCTACGCCGGCATCCGGCGGGTGAACATCTTCCTGGCCAACATCGACCGGGTGCCGGCTACGGCTGCCACGCTGGTGTATTGGAAAGCCGAAGCTCGCTTCGTGCGGGCCATGCTGTACTTCGAGCTGCTGAAGCGCTACGGCGGCATCCCGCTGATCGGCGACAAGCTTTTCACCCTCGACGACAACCTGTCGTTGCCGCGCAATACCTACGAGGAATCCGTGAACTACATCGTCTCGGAGTGCGACGCCATCAAAGGTGATTTGCGCCCGGCAAGCGCTATTCCGGATGCGGACTGGGGGCACGTGCCACAAGGCGCAGCTATTGCGCTCAAGGGTAGAGTGTTGCTGTACGCCGCTAGTCCCCTCTTCAATGGTGGGGGTGTGAACGGCGCCGGCGTGCTGCAAGGTTACCCGAGCTACGACGCCAACCGCTGGCAACTCGCCCTCAACGCCGCGCAGGAGCTCATCAGCCTCGGTACGTACAGCTTACTCACGGCCACGACGGCACCTTCTACCTCGGCGTACGCCAGCGTGTTCTCGGTGAAGAAGAACAACGAGATTATCCTGGCCAAGCAGTCTGCTAACAACTCGCTTTTAGAGAGTTACAATGCGCCCATCGGCTACACGTCGCCGGCAGCTAGCCAGGGCGTAACCAGCCCGAGCCAGAACTTCGTGGATGCCTTCCCGATGAATACGGGGGTAGCTATTACGGCCACCGGCTCAAATTATAACCCGCAGAACCCCTATGTGAACCGCGACCCGCGCTTGGCGGCTTCGGTGTTCTTCAACGGGCGGCAGTGGCTGTCGCGCACCGTCGAGACGTTCGACGGCGGCCGCGACCGGCCGGGCGGCAGCGCCGTGCAAACCCGCACCGGCTACTACATGCGCAAGTTCTTGTATGAGTACTCCAGCGGCACTTCTTACGCCAACCAGAGCCACAACTTCCCGCTGTTTCGCTACGCCGAAACCCTGTTGAACGCGGCCGAAGCGCTCAACGAGCTAGGTCGCACCGAAGAAGCTATGACGCGCCTGATCAGCATCCGGCAGCGGGCGGGCATCACGGCGGGCACCGGCAACCGCTACGGCATTCCAGTAGGCATCGGCCAGGCAGCCGCCCGCGACCTGATCCGCAACGAGCGCCGCATCGAGCTAGGGTTTGAGGAGCACCGCTTCTGGGATGTACGCCGCTGGAAAATCGCCGAAACGGCGCTGAACGGTCCTATGTACGGAGTGCGCATCGTGCGCAGCGCTGCCACGCCTTACACCTTCGCCTACACTTATCCGCAGGTGAGCACGCTGGTCTTCCAGGCCCGGCTCTATTACATGCCGCTGCCCTACGACGAAGTCACCAAGAACACGAACCTCACGCAAAACCCTGGCTGGTAA
- a CDS encoding response regulator, protein MSWSPVRFLCCLLLVSWHLGIAQSDPSAFRFEHLTVDQGLAHSDAMAVAQDKAGFIWVGTNRGLNRYDGYSLKQYSLSINPRNGISANRTKVLHVAPDGRLWVGTERAGLGLYDAAADRLLNFDASQVPERFRALMGRLSQISVVALASDQHGRLWVGTVSGGLFVLTFDGQGHLTNLQQALVPGKPDNKVEISALTSDPEGKMWVGTFGLGLCVVRPESQNLAMETTPLKDDIRVLHLDRRGDLWVGTDQQVFWVSSVNRRTIRELTAHPQTQIYPQLQSLMLDSFGRLWVGTIYGLYVWDAGAVTGTASPLQAKPPTLFLPEDGEPFRINSERVHQIFEDRNQVVWLCASAGGLNKVDLRQKPFGQLRRPLGGQATLLNNYVNALYKEDNRNLLWSGTRNGVSAYDLAHKTYRNYLNQEWVGNTRGIDVATIFQTSNGTLWFGTRNYGLKSLTRQGETEVLNSYNTLPNGLNLNGTSVEGMAEDRFGSLWVATFSSGLVRLSQDGKFLGAYRSDNAGFPTNRFTYLLYDRRQDVLWASTVDQGLLKLRVTADSVQLLQQFKYHPGASGGLAVNYVWPLLLDREGTLWIGTIGGGLHRLTRDAQGREVVQRYQRWLPESDVESLLADDEGHLWIGGTGLYRFTPATRQYLRYDVADGLQSNSFKIGSATRAQDGTLYFGGINGINYFQPHAIRPNPYAPVVQITGLRIANQPVAVGKELNGRVVLARPLSQPQQVVIKASENDFSVEFVGLNYANPQKNRYAYRLIGYNEEWVYPAPGQRTASFANLPAGQYTFEVKASNGEGVWSKKVATMQFDVRAPWYKAWWAYVLYGAVALGGVLLYRRIEMAQQALKNRLVLEQFQIEKEKELTDLKLGFFTNISHELRTPLTLILGPVEEIMRSTGPVVDLRGKVQLMHKQAVKLLELVNQLLDFRKVETGNVPLRASRSDAVHFLHDIYSVFELKAKERELDYRLDVPAEPVLLYFDRSKLEIILTNLLANAFKYTRNEGRVELKAAAVGSAHGEAVYNDDKLVGNYLKISVKDTGVGIQAHELDRIFDPYYQASHTNSLRMTGTGIGLSLARQFAERHGGQLLVVSTVGVGTTFELRLPFGQQHLRPEDMQEECVGAAPPDEAQLLTPLLEAEAALPDEAPSPAGPPHLLVVEDNDEVRQYLQQLFESEYAVTTAADGLEGLEKALAHLPDLIISDVMMPRSDGLELCQRLKQHPKTAHIPVLLLTARTAETHELEGLGMGADDYMSKPFNPTLLQAKVSTLLRNRRKLHEFYQRQILLEPTEIVVADADREFLENAMTIVEKHLDDSEFNVQVLVREVGMSQSVFYRRIKSITGQTVVEFIRDVRMKRAAQLLAHTQMRVSEVAFQVGIEDAKYFRKAFQKIFNVSPSEYAKQHRQAKAEQRVTE, encoded by the coding sequence ATGAGTTGGTCACCTGTTCGTTTTCTCTGCTGTTTGTTGCTCGTAAGCTGGCACCTCGGAATCGCCCAGAGCGACCCCAGTGCTTTCCGTTTCGAGCACCTTACCGTTGATCAAGGACTGGCGCACAGCGATGCCATGGCTGTTGCGCAGGACAAAGCCGGCTTCATCTGGGTGGGCACCAACCGCGGCCTCAACCGCTACGACGGCTACAGCCTGAAGCAGTACTCACTGTCGATCAATCCGCGCAACGGCATTTCGGCCAACCGCACCAAGGTGCTGCACGTGGCGCCCGATGGTCGGTTGTGGGTAGGCACGGAGCGGGCTGGCCTAGGTCTCTATGACGCAGCGGCTGATCGTTTGCTCAACTTTGACGCAAGCCAGGTGCCGGAGCGCTTCCGCGCCCTCATGGGCCGCCTCTCGCAGATCAGCGTGGTGGCCCTAGCTTCCGACCAGCACGGCCGGTTGTGGGTGGGTACTGTTTCCGGAGGCTTGTTTGTGCTGACGTTCGACGGGCAGGGCCACCTAACGAATTTGCAGCAGGCCCTCGTACCGGGAAAGCCAGATAATAAGGTCGAAATTAGTGCCTTAACCAGCGACCCGGAAGGTAAAATGTGGGTTGGTACCTTCGGCCTTGGTTTGTGCGTGGTGCGCCCCGAAAGCCAAAACCTAGCCATGGAAACGACGCCGTTGAAGGACGATATCCGGGTGTTGCACCTCGACCGGCGGGGCGACTTGTGGGTGGGTACCGATCAGCAAGTATTCTGGGTAAGCAGTGTCAACCGTCGCACTATCCGCGAGCTGACCGCACACCCACAAACGCAGATTTACCCGCAGCTACAATCCCTCATGCTCGATTCGTTCGGGCGACTGTGGGTGGGCACCATTTACGGGTTGTACGTGTGGGACGCGGGTGCCGTGACGGGTACTGCTTCGCCGTTGCAGGCGAAGCCGCCCACCTTGTTTCTGCCCGAAGACGGGGAGCCTTTTCGCATCAACTCCGAGCGGGTACACCAGATTTTTGAAGACCGCAACCAGGTTGTGTGGCTCTGCGCATCGGCGGGTGGCTTGAACAAGGTAGATCTGCGGCAGAAGCCTTTCGGCCAACTCCGGCGGCCCCTAGGGGGACAGGCCACGCTGCTCAACAACTACGTGAATGCCCTGTACAAAGAGGACAACCGCAATTTATTGTGGTCGGGAACGCGCAACGGCGTTTCGGCTTACGACCTAGCACACAAGACGTACCGCAACTATCTCAACCAGGAATGGGTCGGTAACACCCGCGGCATCGACGTAGCTACTATCTTCCAGACCAGCAACGGTACGCTCTGGTTTGGCACCCGAAACTATGGCCTGAAGAGCCTCACCCGGCAGGGCGAGACCGAAGTGCTGAACTCCTATAATACGCTGCCAAATGGGCTGAACCTCAACGGTACTTCTGTGGAAGGCATGGCAGAAGACCGGTTCGGGTCGCTCTGGGTGGCTACCTTCTCATCGGGCTTGGTGCGGTTGAGCCAGGATGGCAAGTTTTTGGGCGCTTACCGCTCCGATAACGCCGGCTTCCCTACCAACCGCTTCACGTACCTGCTCTACGACCGGCGTCAGGACGTACTTTGGGCTAGTACCGTCGATCAAGGGCTGCTGAAGTTGCGCGTCACCGCCGATTCGGTGCAGCTACTACAGCAGTTCAAATACCACCCAGGTGCCTCCGGCGGCCTAGCAGTAAACTACGTGTGGCCCTTGTTGCTCGACCGGGAGGGCACGCTCTGGATTGGCACCATCGGGGGCGGTTTGCACCGGCTCACGCGCGATGCTCAGGGCCGCGAAGTGGTGCAGCGCTACCAGCGGTGGCTACCCGAGAGCGACGTAGAAAGCTTACTGGCCGACGACGAGGGTCACCTCTGGATTGGCGGCACCGGCCTTTATCGCTTCACGCCGGCTACCCGCCAATACCTGCGCTACGACGTAGCAGACGGCTTACAGAGCAACTCCTTTAAGATCGGTTCGGCGACGCGGGCCCAAGATGGTACCCTGTACTTCGGGGGCATCAATGGCATCAATTACTTCCAGCCCCACGCCATTCGGCCGAACCCCTACGCGCCCGTGGTGCAGATTACCGGTTTGCGCATCGCTAACCAACCCGTGGCAGTGGGCAAAGAGCTGAACGGCCGCGTGGTGCTCGCCCGGCCCTTGTCGCAGCCGCAGCAAGTGGTGATTAAGGCGTCGGAGAACGACTTTTCGGTGGAGTTTGTGGGCCTGAACTATGCCAATCCGCAGAAGAACCGCTACGCATACCGCCTGATCGGCTACAACGAAGAGTGGGTGTATCCGGCGCCAGGGCAGCGCACGGCCTCATTTGCCAACCTGCCGGCGGGCCAATACACCTTCGAGGTAAAAGCTAGCAACGGGGAAGGCGTATGGTCGAAAAAGGTGGCGACTATGCAGTTTGACGTGCGGGCCCCCTGGTACAAAGCCTGGTGGGCCTACGTTCTCTATGGCGCTGTGGCCCTAGGGGGTGTGCTGCTGTACCGTCGCATCGAAATGGCGCAGCAAGCTCTCAAAAACCGCTTGGTGCTGGAGCAGTTCCAGATTGAAAAGGAAAAGGAGCTGACCGACCTGAAGCTAGGTTTCTTTACCAACATCTCGCACGAGCTACGCACGCCTCTGACGCTGATCTTGGGGCCGGTAGAAGAAATCATGCGCAGCACCGGGCCCGTCGTTGATCTGCGGGGCAAGGTGCAGCTGATGCATAAGCAGGCCGTGAAGCTGCTAGAACTCGTCAACCAGCTGCTAGACTTCCGCAAGGTGGAAACCGGCAACGTACCCCTGCGCGCCAGTCGTAGCGATGCCGTTCATTTCCTGCACGACATCTACTCGGTGTTTGAGCTCAAAGCCAAGGAGCGCGAGCTAGACTACCGCCTCGATGTGCCTGCCGAACCGGTGCTGCTCTACTTTGACCGGAGTAAGCTGGAAATAATCCTGACTAACCTGCTTGCCAACGCCTTCAAGTATACGCGCAACGAAGGCCGGGTAGAGCTGAAAGCGGCAGCAGTGGGTAGCGCACATGGCGAGGCTGTGTATAATGATGATAAGCTTGTAGGTAACTATTTGAAAATAAGTGTGAAAGACACGGGTGTGGGCATACAGGCGCACGAGCTCGATCGTATCTTCGACCCTTACTATCAGGCTTCGCACACCAATAGCCTGCGTATGACGGGCACCGGTATCGGCTTGTCGCTGGCCCGGCAGTTTGCCGAGCGGCACGGCGGCCAGCTCCTGGTGGTGAGCACCGTGGGGGTAGGTACCACGTTCGAACTGCGCTTGCCCTTCGGCCAGCAACACCTGCGCCCTGAGGACATGCAGGAGGAGTGTGTAGGAGCGGCCCCACCCGACGAAGCCCAACTGCTGACGCCTTTGCTTGAAGCCGAAGCGGCCCTGCCCGACGAAGCGCCCTCGCCCGCGGGACCACCGCACTTGCTGGTGGTAGAGGATAACGACGAGGTGCGCCAGTACTTGCAGCAACTATTTGAGTCTGAATACGCCGTAACGACGGCCGCTGACGGCCTCGAAGGCCTGGAGAAAGCCTTAGCACACTTGCCCGACCTGATTATCAGCGACGTGATGATGCCGCGCAGCGACGGGCTAGAGCTCTGCCAGCGCCTGAAGCAGCACCCCAAAACGGCGCACATTCCGGTGCTCCTGCTCACGGCCCGCACGGCCGAAACCCACGAGCTGGAAGGGCTAGGGATGGGTGCCGACGACTACATGAGCAAACCGTTCAACCCGACGCTGCTCCAGGCTAAAGTCAGCACGCTGCTGCGCAACCGCCGCAAGCTCCACGAGTTCTACCAGCGCCAGATTCTGCTGGAGCCCACCGAAATCGTGGTGGCCGACGCCGACCGGGAGTTCTTGGAAAATGCCATGACAATTGTGGAGAAGCACCTCGACGATTCGGAGTTCAACGTGCAGGTGCTGGTGCGCGAAGTAGGCATGAGCCAGTCGGTGTTCTACCGTCGCATCAAGAGCATCACGGGGCAAACAGTGGTCGAATTCATTCGCGACGTGCGCATGAAGCGGGCTGCTCAGCTGCTCGCCCACACCCAGATGCGGGTGTCGGAAGTAGCATTTCAGGTAGGCATCGAAGATGCGAAGTACTTCCGCAAAGCCTTCCAGAAGATCTTCAACGTGTCGCCCTCGGAGTATGCCAAGCAGCACCGCCAAGCGAAGGCTGAGCAAAGAGTGACTGAGTGA
- a CDS encoding SusC/RagA family TonB-linked outer membrane protein — translation MHKPLPPRVLRRLLLLTTASLASSTYTLAQTISLPQPLPRAVSPADTVRTPGTPPELNKAPIPAVFTPAVTDENGEPLMGVRLATESGSLTALSDSVGHAPMPGVTAGEKLIVSIDNSEIQRFEVGDDLVPSIILDTKNPAVARLKPLRLLFNTSLRPDLTAASTQTIYYRDLQKFPVTSFLNALSGQVAGLQTFSISGLPGGDVVGASLLGQSPTIVIDGIVRPIYAFDLEEIESVTVLKDALSTSMLGVRGSNNGVLNVTTRRGTPGLPRISFTVQSAIQQPLKQPNALNSYDYARLYNEARTNDGLAPVYTDADLQAYRDGTDPIGHPNVNWRDQVLKKSSQLNRYTFSASGGNVFAKYFVSLEHLKQSGLLKTSDINKYNTSNEYKSYTVRSNVDLQLNRKLSAGIHLLGRVLNANDAGVGTATILNSIVNTPANAYPVYNSNGTYGGTSQFPNNAWAQTVGSGYQQNYQRDVIADVYLKRTLSELTPGLWVRAIGSYYASLSENIFRNKTYATFQQTAAANGEATYQQFGVNSDQNNSSIVGFQNNTVYLEGALGYERQLGQHGLNAIALVSRQAYTQNSDLPYTSQGVSGRASYNYQGKYVAELAFGLNGVNRYPSNGSFRYGFFPAGGLAWNISREEFLKSQTWLSALKLYGSIGLTGNERNTSVDYFSYIQTYFDTSGPYFGTGAGQVSGISEQVLATVNRTWEKARKLHAGIQGAVLDNHLGFTLEYYNSKYYDLLQQRGRSTTLIGQTYPDENIGQNRYSGFTVQLSYQNTAGPKFSYFFTANAGRLNPVVLFADEVARPYPWMERTGRRVGQQFGYIAEGLFQNEADIANHAVPVGYAAKPGDIKYKDLNGDGIIDQLDQAAIGTIVPTIPLGASLGFRWGAFDFSVLAQGVLNRSVYLSGSSEYAFQNGGFGPAFSQHLDRWTPDNPNATYPRLTVGTNPNNQAISSFWIHDNSYVRIKNAEVGYTLPLTLSRRARLQGVRLFANGTNLLTFSQYNRIDPEVFNNAYPQQRLLNFGLNVKL, via the coding sequence ATGCATAAACCTTTACCCCCTAGGGTTCTTCGTCGGCTGCTACTTCTCACAACGGCTAGTTTGGCCAGTAGCACGTATACGCTAGCCCAAACGATTAGTCTGCCCCAGCCACTACCGCGGGCAGTTTCGCCGGCTGATACCGTTCGCACGCCTGGCACCCCGCCCGAGCTGAATAAGGCCCCTATTCCAGCCGTATTCACGCCCGCCGTGACCGATGAGAACGGCGAACCGCTCATGGGCGTGCGCCTAGCCACCGAAAGCGGCTCGCTCACAGCCCTATCCGATTCCGTGGGCCACGCGCCCATGCCAGGGGTTACGGCGGGCGAAAAGCTGATCGTGAGCATCGACAACTCGGAGATACAGCGCTTCGAGGTGGGCGATGACCTAGTGCCGAGCATTATTCTAGACACCAAGAACCCTGCGGTAGCTCGGCTGAAGCCCCTGCGCTTGCTGTTCAATACCTCCCTGCGGCCCGACTTAACGGCAGCTTCTACACAAACGATTTACTACCGCGACCTACAGAAATTTCCGGTCACTTCGTTCCTAAATGCGCTGTCGGGGCAGGTAGCGGGCCTCCAAACATTCTCGATTTCGGGCTTGCCCGGTGGCGACGTGGTGGGTGCTTCCCTGCTAGGCCAGAGCCCCACGATAGTCATTGATGGCATTGTGCGGCCCATCTACGCCTTCGACCTGGAAGAAATTGAGTCGGTGACGGTGCTGAAGGATGCGCTTTCGACCTCCATGCTCGGGGTGCGCGGCAGCAACAACGGCGTTCTGAACGTGACAACCCGCCGCGGCACGCCTGGCTTACCGCGCATCTCTTTCACGGTGCAATCGGCCATTCAGCAGCCGCTGAAGCAACCCAATGCGCTGAACTCCTACGACTACGCCCGCCTCTACAACGAAGCGCGCACCAACGATGGGCTAGCCCCGGTGTACACCGACGCCGACCTGCAAGCCTACCGCGACGGCACCGACCCCATCGGGCACCCCAACGTGAACTGGCGCGACCAAGTGCTGAAGAAATCATCACAGCTCAACCGCTACACGTTTAGCGCCAGCGGCGGCAACGTCTTCGCCAAGTACTTCGTGTCGCTGGAGCACCTGAAACAGTCGGGTCTGCTGAAAACCAGCGACATCAACAAGTACAACACCAGCAACGAGTACAAGAGCTACACGGTGCGCTCCAATGTGGATTTGCAGCTCAACCGCAAGCTCTCGGCAGGCATTCACCTGCTGGGGCGCGTGCTGAACGCCAACGACGCGGGCGTGGGCACGGCCACCATCCTGAACTCGATTGTGAACACGCCGGCCAACGCCTATCCGGTGTATAACTCGAATGGCACCTACGGCGGCACCTCGCAGTTTCCGAACAACGCGTGGGCCCAAACTGTGGGCTCAGGCTACCAGCAGAACTACCAGCGCGACGTAATTGCCGACGTGTACCTGAAGCGCACGCTCAGCGAGCTGACGCCGGGCTTGTGGGTGCGAGCCATCGGCTCGTACTATGCGAGCTTGTCGGAAAACATCTTCCGCAACAAGACTTACGCAACGTTCCAGCAAACGGCTGCCGCCAACGGCGAAGCCACCTACCAGCAGTTTGGCGTGAATAGCGACCAGAACAACTCAAGCATCGTTGGCTTTCAGAACAATACGGTCTACTTAGAAGGCGCCCTGGGCTACGAGCGGCAGCTAGGCCAGCACGGCCTCAACGCCATTGCACTGGTCAGCCGGCAGGCCTACACCCAAAACTCGGATTTGCCTTACACGTCGCAGGGCGTTTCGGGGCGTGCTTCCTATAACTACCAAGGTAAGTACGTGGCCGAGCTAGCTTTTGGGTTGAACGGCGTAAACCGCTACCCAAGCAACGGCAGCTTCCGCTACGGCTTTTTCCCCGCTGGGGGCCTAGCCTGGAACATTTCGCGGGAGGAGTTTCTGAAGTCGCAAACCTGGTTGTCGGCCTTGAAGCTGTACGGCTCAATTGGCCTCACCGGCAACGAGCGCAACACGTCAGTAGACTACTTCAGTTACATCCAGACGTATTTTGACACAAGCGGGCCGTACTTCGGTACGGGCGCGGGTCAGGTAAGCGGCATCAGCGAGCAAGTGCTGGCCACTGTGAATCGGACCTGGGAAAAGGCTCGCAAGCTGCACGCCGGCATTCAGGGCGCGGTACTCGATAACCACCTAGGCTTCACGCTGGAGTATTACAACTCGAAGTACTACGACCTGCTCCAGCAGCGGGGTCGCAGCACCACACTCATCGGCCAAACATACCCCGACGAAAACATTGGGCAGAACCGCTACAGCGGCTTCACGGTGCAGCTGAGCTACCAGAACACGGCAGGTCCTAAGTTCAGCTACTTCTTCACGGCCAACGCGGGTAGACTAAACCCCGTGGTGCTGTTTGCGGACGAAGTCGCGCGGCCTTACCCTTGGATGGAACGCACTGGCCGCCGCGTCGGACAGCAGTTTGGCTACATCGCCGAGGGCTTGTTTCAGAATGAGGCCGACATTGCTAATCACGCTGTACCAGTTGGTTACGCGGCGAAGCCCGGCGACATCAAGTACAAGGACCTGAACGGCGACGGCATCATCGACCAGCTCGATCAGGCGGCCATCGGCACTATCGTGCCCACCATTCCGCTGGGCGCGAGCCTAGGTTTCCGTTGGGGTGCTTTCGACTTCTCGGTACTGGCGCAGGGCGTGCTTAATCGCAGCGTGTACCTCTCGGGCAGCAGCGAGTATGCCTTCCAGAACGGAGGCTTCGGGCCGGCTTTCTCGCAGCACCTCGACCGCTGGACGCCCGACAACCCCAACGCCACCTACCCCCGTCTCACGGTAGGCACCAACCCCAACAACCAAGCTATTTCGTCTTTCTGGATCCACGACAACAGCTACGTGCGCATCAAGAATGCGGAAGTCGGCTACACGCTGCCACTGACGCTGAGCCGTCGGGCGCGCCTGCAAGGCGTTCGGCTGTTTGCCAATGGCACCAACTTGCTGACTTTCAGCCAATACAATCGCATCGACCCGGAAGTGTTCAACAACGCTTATCCGCAGCAGCGCCTACTCAACTTTGGCCTCAACGTCAAGCTGTAA